The genomic region CTTCTTTTAAAGATGTTACTTTCTACGGATGTAAATTAATGGGATTGCATTTTGACGAATGTAATCCCTTTCTTTTATCTTTTAACTTTGAAAACTGTATTTTAAACTTTGCTACTTTCAATCAACTGAAAATAAAAGAAACTGTTTTTAAAAATTGCATTTTAGAGCAAGTAGATTTTTCTGAAGCAAACCTAGAAAATGCTTCTTTTATGGGATCCAACCTTCAAAAAACCATTTTTTATAATACAAACCTTAAAAAAACTGATTTCTCATCAGCAACAAACCTTTCTATAGATCCCAACCTCAACACTTTAGAAAAAGCAAAATTCTCCACAGAAGGAGCACTTGCCCTTTTAAAGAAGTTCGATATTATTATTGAATAATTTTTCTTAATATTAAATAAAGACCAACGGAAAATAAAATTTAATTTTCTTCTTTAAAAGTTATTATCAAAGACTTTAAATCGAGTACTTTTTTATTTTTAATATCTTCTGCAAATAATTTAATTTCTGTTGTGCCCTCCTTTAAATAAAGCTCTCCAAGTTGCATTCTGCCCCAACTCTGCTCGTCCACTTCCTTTCTCGCAACCCTATCTGGTCCTTTAACAATGGTTCCAACAAATGGTTCGTTAATATTGGCCTCCAACCTTTTGTCTTGAGTCGTCAAAGTAAGGGTGCTGCCTATTTTACTGTCTTCGGTTTGATATTCAATTTCAAAATTAAAAGTTCCCTCATTTTTAACCGTTAAAGATAGGCTGACCGTATCCTTTTTTTCATCCCAATTTTCAATCCAATCATTCGCCCAACCATATTTTCCATGAAATGAAAGTCCGCTATTGATGTTTAACTCATGTGCTTCGATAAGAGTTGTGGGAGCTTCCTTATACCCAATTTTTATAGGTACCGTTTTATTACCCATTTTCCACTGCTCCGTCACCCAATCGTTATAAATTGAGTGTAGCTGTTTGCTGATTTCTTGTTCACTATCCTTTATATCATTCTTTTGAAAAGGATCTTTAACCATATTGTAAAGATTGGTGTCATTTTCCCGAACTACCAATCGATATTCATTATTTCTAACGCTTCCGCCGGATGGAGACCATGTTAAACCTGACCAATGTGAAAATATATATCTATCTGGAATGTCAGCCTTAGGGTTATTTATTAGCGGTTGTAAATCTACCCCATCTATGGCATTAGTATCGATCTTTATGCCACAATAAGAAGCCAATGTGGGCATAACGTCGATATGGGCAGCAATTTTTTCAATAACCTGATTGGGTTTAATTTTACCGGGGTATCTAATAAAAAATGGCACCCTAACCCCACCTTCATCATTGCTAGCTTTTATGCCTTTCATATTTGCATTGTAGCGTTCGCCATTCGGCCCGTTATCCGTCATGAAAATCACTATCGTATTGTCTTTAATTCCCTTTTTGTCTATCGCTCGCAATAGTTTAGCAAAATTTTCATCTATATTTTCACACATTCCGTATACTGCCGCATCTTTATCCGATAGGCCCATGCTTTTATATTTCTTAAAATAAGTATCTGCTATTTGAAAAGGACTATGAGGGGTGTTTATGGGAACGTAACAGAAAAAAGGTTTGCTATTGCTACAATTTTGAATGAATTCCACAGCCCGATCGGTAACTACATCGGTAATATACCCTTCTGTTTCAATTTTTTCTTGGTGTTCATTTATTAGGGTGGTATTGAAGTAATTATTGTGATGTCCAGCAGTAAAGCCGAGAAATGTCTCAAATCCCTGTCCTAAAGGATTTTCTGGATATTGTGCACCGTTATGCCATTTCCCAAATGCTCCCGTTTT from Galbibacter sp. BG1 harbors:
- a CDS encoding pentapeptide repeat-containing protein: MDVPYVADKEFKGENYETSKFPKAEYDHCTFINCTFKDTNVSNIQFLECTFEDCDFSMANIKNTSFKDVTFYGCKLMGLHFDECNPFLLSFNFENCILNFATFNQLKIKETVFKNCILEQVDFSEANLENASFMGSNLQKTIFYNTNLKKTDFSSATNLSIDPNLNTLEKAKFSTEGALALLKKFDIIIE
- a CDS encoding arylsulfatase, with product MKLFKIFPFFLFFLSLLNPFQIIAQSKPNVVLVITDDQGYGDLASHGNPYLPTGSIDRFKEESTSFNRFYVSPVCAPTRASLLSGKWAIGTGVWGVTHRNEVMPSEVYTLAEMFKDHGYKTGAFGKWHNGAQYPENPLGQGFETFLGFTAGHHNNYFNTTLINEHQEKIETEGYITDVVTDRAVEFIQNCSNSKPFFCYVPINTPHSPFQIADTYFKKYKSMGLSDKDAAVYGMCENIDENFAKLLRAIDKKGIKDNTIVIFMTDNGPNGERYNANMKGIKASNDEGGVRVPFFIRYPGKIKPNQVIEKIAAHIDVMPTLASYCGIKIDTNAIDGVDLQPLINNPKADIPDRYIFSHWSGLTWSPSGGSVRNNEYRLVVRENDTNLYNMVKDPFQKNDIKDSEQEISKQLHSIYNDWVTEQWKMGNKTVPIKIGYKEAPTTLIEAHELNINSGLSFHGKYGWANDWIENWDEKKDTVSLSLTVKNEGTFNFEIEYQTEDSKIGSTLTLTTQDKRLEANINEPFVGTIVKGPDRVARKEVDEQSWGRMQLGELYLKEGTTEIKLFAEDIKNKKVLDLKSLIITFKEEN